In the Deltaproteobacteria bacterium genome, AATTTTGGGGCCCAGGAGTTCAGAGGTCTTGAACGAATGGTTGTATTGCAGGTTGTAGACAATCTCTGGAAGGAACACCTCCTTTCCATGGACCATCTGAAGGAAGGTATTGGACTTCGGGGGTATGGACAACAGGATCCTCTGGTGGTTTACAAGCGAGAAGGCTTTGACATGTTTTCGCAAATGATCGAACGGATCAAGGAAGAGACCGTGAGATTACTGTTTCGTGTGCAGATTGCCCGGCCAGAGGAAATTGCTGCAAAGGAGAAAGCCAGACGGGAAAAAATTTCCTATTCCCACGGGGAAGAAGGCGCCAAAACACCGGTTCGCCGGACCCAAAAGAAGGTGGGCCGCAATCAACCATGCCCGTGCGGCAGTGGGAAAAAGTATAAGAAGTGTTGTGGAAAGTAGGAGTCAGGGTTTTCCCAGCACCTCTTTAACCGCAGAGAGAACAGCCTCGGTCGTAAAGCCGAATTTTTCCAACAAGAGACCTCCGGGCGCAGAGGCTCCGAAATGGTCAATAGCGATTATCTTGCCCTGAGGTCCCACATAACGTTCCCATCCCGTGGAAACACCAGCCTCGATGGCCACACGGGCCGTGATCGTGGCGGGCAATACCTCATGGCGATAGCCGGCATCCTGCGCCTCAAAGACCTCCCAGCTCGGCATGCTCACAACGCGGACCGCAATCCCTTCAGAAACAAGCTCCTCATACGCAGCCATTGCCACATGAATCTCTGACCCGGTGGCAATTATAAGGACCTCTGGTGTGCCCTGTGGCGCTTCAGCCAGGATATAGGCTCCCTGCAGGAGGCCTTCAGGTGAGGCAAAGCGGGTTCGATCAATAACCGGGAGTTTCTGTCGGGTAAGGATCAAAGCAGTGGGACCTTCCCGACGATCAAGGGCCAGCTTCCACGCAAAGACCGTCTCGTTGGCATCAGCCGGACGCAGGACTACCAGATTCGGTATTGTTCGCAGGGCCGCCACATGTTCTATCGGCTGGTGAGTGGGGCCGTCCTCTCCCACGGCCACGGAATCGTGTGTAAATACATAGATTACCTGCAGTTTCATCATGGATGCCAGGCGTATTGAGGGGCGCATGTAATCGGAAAAGACCAGGAAGGTGGCTCCGTAAGGGACCAAGGCCCGGCTCAGGGCCATGCCGTTGAGTATTCCGCCCATGGCGTGTTCCCTGATGCCGAAGTGGATATTTCTTCCGCAAGGATCTGCCTTGATAACCCCGAGACTTTTTACGTAAGTCTTTGTCGATGGGGCAAGATCCGCAGAGCCGCCCAACAGGGCGGGCATCTTTGGGGCCACAGCCTCAAGGACCTTGCCCGAAGCGCTGCGCGTGGCGATGGGGTCGTGGCTGGGCTCAAACCTCGGCAGGGCCTCTTGCCAGGCGCTGGGCCGATTTCCGTCGTGAAACTCTTTCCACTCAAGGGCCGGATCGGGGTATTCCTTTGCATAGGATTCAAAGAGGCGTAACCATTCTGCTTCCCACTCTTTGCCCCTGGTGAGGGCTGCGCGAAAGTGGGCGAGTGCTGCCTGTGGGACGTGGAATAACTCATCAGGCCAGTTGAGTATTCCACGGACCAATCGCGCTTCTTCGGCTCCTAAAGGTTCACCGTGGGCTGATGCCTTGTCTTGTTTGTTAGGGCTTCCGTAGCCTATGTGTGTGCGGGCAATAATCAGCGAGGGCCTCTGAGTTTCTTTCTTTGCCCTATCCAAGGCTGAAGCGATTTCAGGGATGTCATGGCCGGCAACCTTTGTCACATGCCAACCATAGGACTCGAAGCGCTTGGCAACGTCCTCAGTAAAAGTCAGATTTGTTTGACCTTCGATGGTAATACCGTTGTCCAGATAGACATAAATCAAACGGCCCA is a window encoding:
- the tkt gene encoding transketolase, with protein sequence MLAVDAVEKACSGHPGMPMEAADIGYVLWTRFLRHNPVNPRWPNRDRFVLSAGHGSMLLYSLLHLTGYDVSLEDIKQFRQWQSKTPGHPEYGITPGVETTAGPLGQGFSNAAGMAMAHEYLADYFNRPGYPIVDYFVYALVSDGDMMEGISSETASLAGHLGLGRLIYVYLDNGITIEGQTNLTFTEDVAKRFESYGWHVTKVAGHDIPEIASALDRAKKETQRPSLIIARTHIGYGSPNKQDKASAHGEPLGAEEARLVRGILNWPDELFHVPQAALAHFRAALTRGKEWEAEWLRLFESYAKEYPDPALEWKEFHDGNRPSAWQEALPRFEPSHDPIATRSASGKVLEAVAPKMPALLGGSADLAPSTKTYVKSLGVIKADPCGRNIHFGIREHAMGGILNGMALSRALVPYGATFLVFSDYMRPSIRLASMMKLQVIYVFTHDSVAVGEDGPTHQPIEHVAALRTIPNLVVLRPADANETVFAWKLALDRREGPTALILTRQKLPVIDRTRFASPEGLLQGAYILAEAPQGTPEVLIIATGSEIHVAMAAYEELVSEGIAVRVVSMPSWEVFEAQDAGYRHEVLPATITARVAIEAGVSTGWERYVGPQGKIIAIDHFGASAPGGLLLEKFGFTTEAVLSAVKEVLGKP